The genomic DNA TGTCCGTAGGCATCAAGCACGGCTTCGTGCATCATCTCGGACAGCGTGGGATGCGGGAATACCGTGTGCATCAGATCTTCCTCTGTCGTCTCCAGCTGGCGTCCGACGACGTAGCCCTGGATCAGTTCGGTCACCTCGGCACCGATCATATGCGCACCGAGCAGTTCGCCGGTCTTGGCGTCGAAAATAGTTTTGATCATCCCGTTTTCTTCGCCAAGCGCGATCGCCTTGCCGTTGCCGATGAACGGGAAGCGTCCGACTTTGATGTCGTATCCCAATTCCTTGGCCTTGGCCTCCGAATACCCAACGGACGCGACTTGCGGATGGCAATAGGTACAGCCCGCGATGGTTTCGGCCTTGACCGGGTGCACCGATTTGCCAGCCATGTGTTCCACAACCATAACGCCTTCATGGCTCGCCTTGTGCGCCAGCCACGGCGCGCCCGCGATGTCTCCGATGGCATAAAGCCCATCGACACCTGTGCGGCAGTATTCGTCTGTCACAACGTGGGTCCGGTCGATATTGACCCCCAGCTCCTCGAGCCCCAGACCCTCTACGTTACCCACGATACCGACCGCGGAAATGACGGTGTCGAATTCGTGTTTCTCGACCTTGCCGCCCACTTCGATATGCGCCGTCACCCTGTCTTTGGCCCGGTCGAGTTTCTTGACCATCGCCTTTTGCATGATCTTCATGCCCTGCTTTTCAAAGCTCTTCTTGGCAAAGGCGGAAATCTCCGCGTCCTCGACAGGCAGGACACGATCCATCACCTCGACCACGGTCGTGTCGGCACCCAAGGTGTTGTAGAAGCTCGCAAATTCGATGCCGATGGCGCCTGATCCGATGACGAGCAGTTTCTTCGGCATATGCGCCGGCTGCAGCGCATGCTTGTAGGTCCACACGAGTTTGCCATCGGCCTCGAGCCCCGGCAATTCGCGCGCCCGTGCACCCGTGGCCAGCACGATGTTCTTGGCTGTAAGGTTTTCGGTGCCCTTGTCCGTCTTGACGCTCACCTTGCCCCTGGACGGGATCGTCGCCTCTCCCATGACCACGGTGACCTTGTTCTTCTTCATCAGATGGCCGATGCCACCCGACAGCTGCCCCGCGACCTTGCGCGACCGCTTCACAACCGCGTCCAGATCGTAGTCGATGCCATCCGCTTTCAGACCGAATTCCTTGGCGCGGTGCATCAGGTGAAAGACTTCGGAGGACCGCAGCATGGCTTTTGTCGGGATGCAGCCCCAGTTGAGGCAGATGCCACCAAGGTGCTCGCGTTCGACGATACAGACCTTCATGCCCAGTTGCGCGCCACGGATCGCAGCGACATAGCCGCCCGGCCCCGCACCAATCACGATCAGGTCGTAGGATGTCTCAGCCATCGGTTCACCTCTCCCAAGTTCGGCAAAAAATATAGTTTACCGTTAAACTATACACCCTCAGGTCACAATGGCGAGAATCGAATGGCTGCTATGCGTGTCCCGGCCGAGCCGCGACACGCGCAATCTTCAGGCGGCGACGCCCTGCTGGAGTTGACGCACCGTCTGGCCGTAGCCGCCGGCTGCCTCATAGGCGCGCTCCGCGCCGGTATCGCAGCGGTCCAGCACGTCATTGCGGTGCGGGAAGCGACCGAACTGGCGGATCACCTCGCGGTGGGCCTTCGCATGCAAAAGCTGGCTTTCCCCGGTTTCCGGCATGCGTTCGCAAATCAGCCGGATGCACCGCTCCTGATCGCACAGGTTTTCCGAGTGCATCAGCGGCAAATAGAAAAACTGCCGCGCGGGTTCGTCGATCTTGAAGTCCCACCCTTTCTGGATGGCGAGCTTGGCCGCCGCCAGAGCGGCACCGTCGAGCATGAAGGCGGCGCCATCATCGCGGTGCATGTTACGCGAAAACTGGTCGGTCACGATCAGGTAAGCGAGTGTGCCGCTTGGGTAGGTCAGCCATAGGCCAAGCGCCCCGTCTGCGGCAGCTTGCCAGACTTCACCGAACTCGGACCGGATGCGCGCATCCAATGCCTCGTCCGTTGCATACCAGCCCTTCGGACCAATCTCGTCGAGCCAGAAGCTCAACACTTCATCGGGACCAACCATGACGCTCTCCTTTTTCAGCGCGGCCTCTCCACGCCAGTTAAGGATATATTAACCCTAGGTAAAACAAACAATTTGCAACAAAACCGACATAATCATCGCGCCCGCGTTCACTTTGCGGCCCGGTGTTTCCTTTCAGAGACGGTTTTATCCGTTTTGCTCGCTTTCGACGTCTTCCAGATCGCTTTCGATGGCGTATTCCTGCGCGATCTCCAGTGCGACGCTGGTCGCGGTCGGGCCAACGGCCACGTAACTACCCGTTTCATCCACCGGCACCGCATCGGCAACAATCGAGCGGAACAGCGCGTAGGCGACCATCGCGGCGAAAAGGACAGCCGTGAACAGGAAGAAGCCTGCGGGACCGACGCTTGTTCCCATGATCCAACCGGTGATGATCGGGCCAAGGATGGCCCCCAGCCCGTTGATGAATATCAATCCCCCCGACGCGGCAGTCATATCGTCATGTTCGAGAAAATCGTTCGTGTGGGCCAGAAGAAGCGAATAAAGCGGGTTTGACATGCCGCCCATGACGAATGCAGACACCAGCAGCATCGGAAAGTTTGCGCCGTAAAGCATGCCGATCACCGATCCCGCACCACCGATGACCGACACGGCGATGATCAGATACCGACGATCCATACGGTCCGAAATCCACCCGATCGGGTACTGCAGGATGACCGCGCCCACAAAGAAGGTCGCCACGAAGGTCGAAATCTGCGCAACGCTCAATCCCGCCTGTGCACCGTAAACCGACGACATGCCGAACTGCGCCGAGAATATGCCACCCAGCAGGAACATCCCCACCGCACCAAGGGGCGAAAACCCGACAAGCGCCCGAAGGCTCATCGGTTTGGTCGTATCGAATGCGGGCGTCGGGCTGATCGACAGAAGAATGGGGGTGATTGCAATGCTCACCAGAATTGACGGGATCACGAACAGCACAAAGCCGGAGGGATCCGCCGTGACCAGCAGCGCCTGCGCCAGAACGATGCCAAGCGTCTGCACGATCATATAGAGCGATAGTGCCTGGCCCCGGTTGGAATTGTCCGCCGCGTTGTTGAGCCAGCTTTCGGCCGTGACGTAAACGGCGGAAAAGCAAAAGCCGATCAGCACCCTGCCCGCAGTCCAGACGATGATGTTGGGAAACGTCGGATAGAGGATCATCACGGCCGAGATCAAAGACGCCAGCGCCGCGAAAACGCGCACGTGCCCCACGCGCCGGATCATCGTCGGCGCAAGCCGCGATCCGCCCAGAAAGCCCACGAAATACGCCGACATGACCACCGACATCATCAGCGTGTCGAAGCCTTCGATCTGGCCACGGATGCCCAGCAATGTGCCTTGCATGCCATTGCCAACCATCAAAAGGCTCATTCCCAGCAGCAGCGCCCAGGCGCTGGAGAGGACTTGGAACATGGCGCGTCTCCCGTCTTGATCGGAGTGATGTGTACCCCACCCCTAAATGCGGCGGGAAAGGATGGTCCCGCCTATTGACGACACCGGCGGTCGCTTACGCGCCCGGGATCAACAGCGACGCGTCGCCGTAGGAGAAAAACCGGTATTCCTGCGCGACAGCATGGTCGTATATCGCCCGCAGCCGGTCATGGCCGACCAATGCAGCGACAAGCATCATCAGCGTCGATTTCGGCAGATGGAAGTTTGTCATCAGCGCATCGGTCACGTTGAACCGGAAACCCGGTGTGATGAAGATGTCGGTATCGCCTTCCCAGGCTGTGATTGCACCGTCGCGGGCGGCCGTCTCGATCAACCGCAATGCCGTGGTGCCGACGGGGATCACCCGGCCACCGGCGGCGCGTGTGGCGGTAATTTCATCCGCCGCGGTCTGGCTCACCCTGCCCCATTCGCTATGCATCTTATGATCGCTGATATCGTCGACCTTGACCGGCAGGAACGTCCCCGCACCCACGTGCAAGGTCACATAGCTGAAGCTCACGCCCCTATCGGCAAGCGCATCGAGCAGCGGCTGATCGAAGTGCAACGATGCCGTCGGCGCAGCAACCGCGCCTTTGTTTTTGGCCCAGACGGTCTGGTAATCCTCGAGGTCCTTTGCGTCGGCTGGCCGTTTTGCGGCGATATAGGGGGGCAGCGGCATCGCGCCCGCGTCGTTCAGGGCCGTGTCAAAGTCATCCCCCGACAGATTGAACCGCAGCCGCGCCTGACCGTACTCCACAGCCTCCAACGCCGCAGACAGGCATTCGGAAAAGATGATCTCTTCTCCGATCCTTATTTTCTTCAGGGGCTTGATGAGTGCGGCCCAGGTTCCGTCCGCTTGCGGCTCCAGCAAGGTGGCCTCGATCCGGGCTGACACGGCGCCCTGCGCGCTGTCGCGGTGGCGCAATCCCGCCAGACGCGCTGGGATGACACGCGTATCGTTCAGCACCAGCCGATCGCCCGGACGCAACCAATCGGTCAGCTCATGCACGATGCTGTCGTGCAGGCCGTCACCGTCCGCCACAAGCAGGCGGGCCGCTGAACGCGGCTCGGCCGGACGCACCGCAATCAGGTTTTCGGGCAGGTCAAAATCAAAATCAGATAGCTTCATGGCCGCGCCCTATCGTTCCCGATCGTGCGGTTCAATCCTTTTTTGGCGGGTCTGTTGCCGGCTCGGCAGAACAGTGCTTTCACTCCCCTCTACGGCGGGCAATTCGGTCTGCGGACCGCGCAGGGCATCGCGCAGCGGACCGGGGGCCAGAGCCGATAGCGGGTTGACGAAAACATCCGGCGATTTGGCATTTCCCGTCAGCGTGTAGTTAAACCCGAACAGGCCTTCGCCCTTGCGCGAAAACAGCTGACCGATGCCATTGAGCAGGTATACCGGCGAAATGACGCCCTGCATGTTGATGCGTCCGGTGTCGGTCGCAAAGGTGCCATCCATCGACAGGCCGAGCGACGCACCTATTGCGCTTGCCCGGGCGAGCGTCATCCGGTTGGGCGTCAGCCGGAATTCGGCCTCGACCTCGTCAAAGTAGATCCCATCGCCGTTCATCTCGTTGATCAGGCCCACAACCGATACGGCATTGACCAGTGCCGCCATGGAGGGAGCGTCCTTGATCGATACCTCCGTTACGGTCAGCCGCCCATCGAAGGCGCCGCCGCTTCCGACCGGCAGCAAAAGCAGGTTCATCTTGCCGCCCACCGCCTGTTGCAAAACACCCGCAGACCGGAAGACGCCGCCCGCATCCTGGCTGGTGACCCGAATGGCCGAGCGTCCGTTTTGCGGCACGATGCGTCCCGAAATTTGCGTTCCGTCGTTCAGCCGCGCCTGAAACGGACCGTCCAGCCCTCCGCCGGTTTTGAAGATGCCCCGCATTTGCGACAGAAAGATCGTATCCGTGATCTGCAGCCGGTCGAGATTGATCTCCACCTGCTGTGCGCCGCCGCGTGAACCACCGCTGTTTGATGCGCCACCACCGAAGTCCGCGCGCCGCATGTCGAGCCTGCCGCCACGGATCACCACCCGAGGGGGCCGCCCCGCCCCCTGCCCGATAAGATCCACCGGTACATCAAGCCAGTCCCCCAATCGCAATCGCTCGATCCGGAACCTTTCCAGCCCGCCCCCCGCCGCGAGACTGATCCGACCGTTCACCGACAGCCCCGCCGCACTCAGGCGGATGCTGTCGACCTGTGGCGCCGATCCCAGCGTAACGGACATCGCCAGTTCACCGCCCCTGCCTGCGGGTTTTGACCAGCCGAGCGGAGGAATATTCAAACGCAGACCTTGCAGTTGGGACGTCAGGTTCAGGCGCGGCGCCTGTCCGCGTGCCAGATCGATGGTGAACGCAGCCGCCGTCTCACCCGAAAGGGTGCCGTCCGGCAAGGCGATGTCGAACGCCTGAAGGGCTGCGGGCGACACACGTGCGGTCCCGCGCACGGTGCTCGTGGCCGACCCTGCCCCTATGGGCTGACGCCATGTCGCGTCGAAAGGCAGACCATCCAGCCGCCCCGCCCCCGATAATGACACACCGTCGTTGTTGGCCGACAGCGTCATGCGATCACTGCTCAGACTGCGACCGGCGATAAGCGTGTCGCTTTGCAGATTGTCGATCCGCCCGACGACATCAAAGGTCACGTCAGCCGGAGATCCGCCTTTGCGCAGCGGGAACCCGATTGTGCCCTCGAGCACCGCCTCACCCTGCCCCAAATCCGGCGTCAGACCGCTGCGTTGCATGGCGCGGATCGGCTCACGGTCGAGCAACCACAACGCGGCCGTCAGGCTCGATCGGGTGCGCAGCCGCACCACCGCGGGCGCATCCGGTTTGACCGATACATCCGGAATAATGAAGGACGACGCCTCCATCGCGACGGTGCCGCCCGCTCCGGTCTCGACCTCGCCGCTGTCGACCGAAACGACAAATCGGTTCTGGGCAAGGTTGACCGTGCCCTCACCTTTGGTGATGGGGGGCATGTCGCGCAGGAATTTGACGGTCGCCTCATCGAAATCGAAGGCGAAATAGCTGACCGGTTTCTGTTTGGGTTCCAGCCGCAGCGCGAAATCGGCATCGCGGATACGCGCCTCCAACAGGTTGTCGGTCAACCAGCCCCGCGTTTTCGGCTTTGCGCCCAAAGGCCACAGCTCGAGAATCCGCTCGGGCGTGACCGCGTCGATCCGCGCATCAAAGGCCAGCGCCCAGCCATCGGACTGTGCAGTTAGATTGCCGAAACCCCGTGCGGTGTTGCCCCGGTCGGTGATGTCCAGCCTGCCGATCTCGAGCCGGAAAGGATCAAGCGTCAGCCGCGCGTCAACCTCGACGCGTTCCAGATCAACGGCCGTCGCATAGACATTTGCGGGATTTGCGGTCACGTCACTGAGCACGAACTGCCCGACCATGCTTTCCAGTTGCCCGGACCGCAGCCCTTTGAGCGTTGCAGTACCCTCCGCGCTTCCTGTCACCCAAGGGCTGACGACGGAAAGCTCGTCAAACTGCACAAGACCGCTGGCGGCATCATAGCTCATATACGCATGTGCAGATTCGAACGGGATCGGGGTCGTCTGTTCGTTGGGCTGCACAACGCCCTTGCCGATCTGCAAGGTTGCGCTGAGCGGCGCGAGCGTACCATTCGCGCGCACGCCACTGCGCACCGCGCCCGAAATCGGGGCGCGCACGATATCGAGAAACGCGAATGCCGGGCTTTGCTGGGCGATATCCGCGCCCGACGCCCCATCGATTGTCACGCCGAACTGCGCTTCCGGCGCGCCAATGGTGCTGGTGAAATTGGCGGCCAGTGTCGTCACCCCGGGGCTGTCGCCCAACACGGCCAAATCCGCAATGATAGACAGATCGTCGCCATCGCGTTCGGCAATGATGCGGCCCCCATCGAGCGTCCAGACCTTTTCGGCCCGCCGGTCGATGAATTGCAGTGTCAGCCCCCGCAGCGTCGCGCGGTCCAGCGACGCGAGCACGGGTGTGGCCAGCACGTCGTCGATCTGCTTGATCAGCGAGCCGAGGTTTTCGGCCCGTCGCGACGGCCCCGAAAGCGTCGTGCCGCCGGACAACTCGAACTGGCCATCCTCTGTGCGAACGATTGTCGCGAAAACGCCACGCAGGGACACCTGAGCGGGCTGCAACCGGCCCTCGGCAAGCGCTGCGACAGATGCCGCGATCTGCGCCTCGGAAAAGCGCATGATCTCACCGCCGCCTTCACTGAGCACGGAGACATCGCGCAACCGCAATCGCGGTTTCCAGCCTTCTTCGATCAGGAACTGCACATCGCCGAAATCGACCTGTGCGTTGGGCAATTCGCGCGCCAGCCGCGCCTCGATCCGCCGCTCCATCCATGCAGGCACGTCGCGCGGCCCGTCAAACAACCAGACCACGCCGAGGACCAGCAAAACAACGACCAGCACCAGCAACGACCACAGCGCATTCACAACCCCATGGGCCATATGACGCCGTTTGCGTATGCGCGGCTTTTGCGCGGGCGGCGGCACCTTGGGCTCTGCGCTTTGCTGGGTCATCGTCTTGACGGGGTGCCATTCATTGAGGCGGACCAAAACATCTCGGCCACGCTGTTTACCTTTGCCCTCACGCACCTACTATGACAGCAAGCCGCAGCGCTTCCAAGGCGGCGCTTGCGACAATCAGCCGATCGTGAAGGACACAGAATGCCAGATATTTCCCAGCCCGCCCCCGATTTTACCCTGCCCGTCACCGGCGGCGGTTCTGTCACCTTATCCGAGTTGAAGGGCGCGCCGGTGGTCCTGTTTTTCTATCCGCGCGATGACACGCCGGGCTGCACCAAGGAAAGCATCGGTTTTTCGGAACACCTCGAGGCATTCGAGGCCGCTGGCGCCAAGGTCTTCGGCATCTCCCGCGACAGCATGGCCAAACACGACCGGTTCGCGGCAAAGCATGGGCTTGCCGTGCCACTTCTGTCCGACGAAGAAGGAAATGTCACCGAAGACTACGGCGTCTGGGTCGAGAAAAACATGTACGGCAAGAAATCGATGGGTATCGAGCGGGCGACATATCTGGTCGACGCCCAAGGCAACGTCGCCCGTATCTGGCGCAAGGTCAAAGTGCCCGGTCACGTCGAAGAAGTGCTCGAGGCGGTGAAGGCGCTGTGAAGCCCCTTGCCCAGATGGCTGAGGACGTGCTGCGCACGGCCGACGGACGCGAGAAAACGGCGCTGAGCAGGTCCTACGCTGCACAGTGGCGTGCAGCGCGGGCAGAGGGTGGCACGCCCGAGATCGGGCATGCCGATCCACCGCTGCACCCCGCCCGCCCGGCAAAGCCCGAACTGCTCAGCCCGCGTGACGTGCCGCGCCGCCGCCCCGGTACGCCCGAGGGGCGCATCGCGCTTTTGCACGCCGTGGCGCACATCGAGCTGAACGCCGTCGACCTGCACTGGGATATCATTGCACGGTTTTCCGACGTGCCGATGCCCATCGGTTACTATGATGACTGGGTGAAGGCTGCGGATGAAGAATCCAAGCATTTCAATCTGATGTGCGATTGTCTTGAAGAGTTCGGCAGCCACTACGGCGCCCTGCCGGCGCATGCGGGCATGTGGCGCGCCGCCGAAGACACGGTCGATGATTTCATGGGCCGTCTGGCCGTGGTGCCGATGGTTCTCGAGGCGCGCGGGCTCGACGTGACACCGGGGATGATCAAGATATTCAAACAGGCCAAGGCCACATCTGCGGTCGAGGCGCTGGAGGTCATTTACGCCGAAGAGGTCCATCACGTGGCCTACGGATCGAAGTGGTTCCATTTCCTGTGCGGGCGTCACGAACTGGACCCGACCCAGAAGTTTCACGCCCTCGTCAGACAGTATTTTCACGGGGCGCTCAAACCGCCATTCAACGAAGAAAAGCGCGCCGAAGCCGGTATTCCACCCGATTTCTACTGGCCCCTCGCCGAGGGGGCGTAGGCCCGGGATTGTCAAGGCATTGGAATAGGCGGATTTTTGCCAAAATACATCGCTCATAGGCCCAGTTCAGCGCAACCGGGTCAGAAGGGTTGCCCGTACGCCCTGCGCTGGATATTGCAGTTGTGTTAACGGAACCGCGAGGGACACACGGTTCTGGCAAGTTGACGGGACAGAGGGAAATACAAGACGTGCGCACACAGCTCGCTATCAAGACTCATGCCATACTGGAAAAATACTTTCCCGAACGGCGCGTTTTTCTGAAATCCGACAACGACACACGTTTCATTCGCCTTCGACCAGGAACACAGCTCATCGCGCTTGCGGGTGCGTCTTTGCTGGTCGGTTGGGCCATTATCGCAACCGCCGTGATCCTGATGGACAGCATCGGATCGGGCAATTTCCGCGAACAGGCAAAGCGCGATCAGCGCACCTATCAGGCCCGGCTCAACGATCTGAGCGGCCAGCGTGACGCGCGTGCCGAAGAAGCGCTTGCCGCGCAGGAACGCTTCAACGCCGCACTGGCACAGATCTCGGTGATGCAATCGGAATTGCTGTCCTCCGAGACGCGCCGCCGCGAGCTGGAAACCGGTATTGACGTGATCCAGACGACCCTGCGCGATACGATGAAGCAGCGTGAAGAAGCGCGCACCCGTCTGGCCGCGATCGAAGAAGGTGGTGACGGCACGGTGCAGATCGCCGCGAGCAACGCCCCTGTCGATTTTCTCGCAGACGCGCTGGCCCGTACAGCAAAAGAACGCGATCAGGTGATCGAAGACGCGCAAGACGCGCTTTTGCAGGCCGACGAAATGGCCGCCAAGATCGCGCAGATGCAGGAACAGAACGACACGATTTTCCGCCAGCTTGAGGAAGCGATGAGCGTTTCTGTCGCGCCGCTGGACAAGATGTTCCGCTCTGCCGGCATGCCGACCGATCGCATCCTCGAGACGGTGCGCCGTGGGTACTCTGGTCAAGGTGGTCCGCTGACGCCTCTGAGCTTTACAACGCGGGGCGAGCCCCCCTCGCCCGATACACTGCGCGCGAACCGGTTGTTGAACCAGATGGACAAATTGAACCTCTACCGGATTGCCGCTTCCAAGGCGCCATTCTTCAATCCGGTGCAGGACAACTTCCGCTTTACCTCGAAATTCGGTTTCCGCCGCGATCCCAAGACAGGCGGACGCCGCATGCACCAGGGCGTTGATTTCGCCGCCGGACTGGGTACGCCGCTTTATGCTACCGCGGATGGTGTCGTCACCCATGCAGGTTGGGGGTCGGGCTATGGCCGTCTCGTCAAGATCCAGCATGAGTTCGGCATCGAAACCCGCTACGCACATATGTCAAAAATGCGCGTGAAGGTCGGACAAAGAGTGTCGCGCGGCCAGCGGATCGGTGATATGGGTGCATCAGGACGGGTCACCGGCGTGCATTTGCACTACGAAGTGCGCGTAGGTGGTAAGGCCGTCAACCCAATGATCTATATCAAGGCAGCTAACGATGTTTTCTAAGAGCAAAATCAACGATCCCGCGCCCGGTAGCAGCGATTCCCCTTCGTCGGCACCGACTTCTGCGGCGCCCGCGTCGCCCGCACCTGCGCCGAAATCGAACGAATTCAAGGCAAGCGCCCCCAAGGCCAAGCCACCCGCATCGATTCTGTCGTCGGACCTGCATGTCACCGGAAACATGAAGACGACCGGCGACATCCAGGTCGAGGGCACGGTGGAAGGCGATATTCGTGCGCACCTGCTGACCATCGGTGAAACGGCCACGATCAAGGGTGAAGTGATTGCCGATGACGTTGTCATCAACGGCCGTATCGTAGGGCGCGTGCGCGGTCTCAAGGTGCGTCTGACATCGACGGCCCGCGTCGAGGGTGACATCATCCACAAGACAATCGCGATCGAATCCGGTGCGCATTTCGAAGGGTCGGTCCAACGTCAGGACGATCCGTTGAACCCCGGCGCAAAGAGCGCCCCGGCGAAGGCCAACCCGGCCTCCTGATCCGGATCTCAAATTCCGAATTTTTAATTGCCGCAGGCCAAACGCCTGCGGCTTTTTTCGTTTTGCGACCAGCAGGTCATGGGAAGGGAACGCCAGATACAAAAAAGGCGCCCCTAGCGGGACGCCTCTTCCATCAATCATGTCGCAGTAATACTTACTCGACCACTGTCACTTTTTGCATCACATCGGGATCGCCGACAACTGCGCCGTTTCCACCTGTGCCGCGCTTGATCGCGTCGACGACGTCCTGTCCTTCGGTGACCTTGCCCACAACGGTGTACTGGCCGTTCAGGAAGGGCGCCTCATCAAACATGATGAAGAACTGGCTGTTGGCAGAATCGGGGTTTTGCGCCCGCGCCATGCCAACGACGCCTTTTTCATAGGCCACGTCAGAAAACTCGGCTGGCAGGTCCGGCATGTCCGATCCGCCCGTTCCGGCCCGACGCGTATCTGCGCCGACCTTGCCAAACTGAACGTCACCAGTTTGTGCCATGAAGCCGTCAATCACGCGGTGGAACACGACGCCGTCATACGCGCCCTGCTCTGCGAGCGTGGTGATGCGTTCCACGTGCTGGGGTGCCACGTCTTCCAACAGGTCAATCTTGACCGTGCCGTTTGCCTCGCCCGCGATTTCGATCTCCAGACCGGAAGCCAGTGCCCCGGTCCCGATCAAAGCCGACACAGCGGTTGCCATCCACAGATTACGCATCTGCGGCCACCTTGACGCTGATCATGCGATCAGGATCCGCAGGTGGTTCGCCGCGCGTCAGCGCATCCACATGCTCCATACCTTCAATGACCTGACCGTAGACGGTGTATTGACCGTTCAGGAAATCGTTGTCCTTGAAGTTAATGAAAAACTGGCTGTTGGCCGAGTTCGGGTTCGCGGAACGCGCCGCGCCCAGACTGCCACGGGCATGGGGGATCTTAGAAAATTCTGCGGGCAGATCGGGCTTGTCCGACCCACCGGTCCCCGCCATGCGCGGGTTGTAGTCTTTTTCCATGTTGGCGTGCTGCACATCGCCTGTCTGGGCCATGAAGCCGTCGATCACCCGGTGGAAGGCCACGTTGTCATAGGCGCCGGCGCGGGCGAGTTCCTTCATGCGGGCGGTATGTTCGGGTGCCACGTCGGGCAACAGCTGGATGGTGACGGTTCCGTCCTTGAGCTCCATCAGGATGGTGTTTTCTGGGTCTTTGATCTCGGCCATTGGGCGCTCCTGCGGTTAATCGTTACGCGTTACCTAAGCCGCGCGACGCAGATTGCCAAGCCACGCATTGACGCGGGGGGATATAACGGCAAAACAACGCGTGAAACTTGCTTTTTGAAAGGAATGACCATGGGCTGGAAATCGCTGGACGATATGGATCTGTTGGGCAAACGGGTCCTGGTGCGTGTCGATATCAATGTCCCCGTCGAGGACGGTCGTGTCACGGACACCACCCGCATCGACCGGATTGTTCCCACGGTGACCGATATCCTGCAAAAGGGTGGCAAACCGATGCTGCTGGCGCATTTTGGGCGCCCCAAGGGCAAAACCGTCCCTGACATGAGCCTGCGTCAGATCCTGCCCGCATTGCAGAACGCACTCGGTCAGGACATCACTTTTATCGAAACACTGGAAGCCGCCGAAGCAATGCAGGACACACCCACGCTGTCGCTGCTGGAAAACATCCGGTTCTATCCTGGCGAAGAAGCCAACGACCCGGACTTTGCGGCGCGTCTGGCCGACCTCGGCGATGTCTATTGCAACGATGCGTTTTCCGCCGCCCACCGCGCGCATGCGTCGACAGAAGCGATTGCTCGGGCCCTTCCCGCCTGTGCGGGACGTCTGATGCAAGCGGAGCTTTCCGCCCTCGAGGCCGCGCTCGCCGCGCCGGAACGTCCCGTCGGGGCCGTCGTGGGTGGCGCGAAGGTATCGACCAAGATCGCGCTGTTGGAAAATCTTGTCGGCAAGCTGGACCTTCTGGTGATCGGTGGCGGCATGGCCAACACGTTTCTTGCCGCGCAGGGCGCGCAACTGGGAGCGTCTTTGCAGGAGCCCGATTACTTCGACACGGCCAAGGACATCATGGCACAGGCCGAAAAATCCGGTTGCCGGGTGCTGTTGCCGGTTGACGGACTGGTGTCGAAAGCCTTCAAGAGCGGCGCCGATCACAAGGTCATTGCGTTGGACAACGGCACAAAGCTCGATGACGACCAGATGGTGCTTGATGCAGGCCCCGATACGATCGCGTTGGTCAAATCCGCCTTCGAAGGGCTCAAAACGCTGATCTGGAACGGCCCGATGGGGGCTTTCGAAATACCACCTTTCGACACCGCCACCGTTGCAGCAGCCCGGGCCGCGGCAGCGCAGACCAAAGCGGGCGCGCTCATCGCCGTAGCCGGCGGCGGTGATACCGTTGCCGCGTTGAACCAGGCCGGTGCAGCCGATGATTTCACCTATATCTCTACCGCGGGCGGTGCATTTCTGGAGTG from Sulfitobacter sp. S190 includes the following:
- a CDS encoding M23 family metallopeptidase translates to MRTQLAIKTHAILEKYFPERRVFLKSDNDTRFIRLRPGTQLIALAGASLLVGWAIIATAVILMDSIGSGNFREQAKRDQRTYQARLNDLSGQRDARAEEALAAQERFNAALAQISVMQSELLSSETRRRELETGIDVIQTTLRDTMKQREEARTRLAAIEEGGDGTVQIAASNAPVDFLADALARTAKERDQVIEDAQDALLQADEMAAKIAQMQEQNDTIFRQLEEAMSVSVAPLDKMFRSAGMPTDRILETVRRGYSGQGGPLTPLSFTTRGEPPSPDTLRANRLLNQMDKLNLYRIAASKAPFFNPVQDNFRFTSKFGFRRDPKTGGRRMHQGVDFAAGLGTPLYATADGVVTHAGWGSGYGRLVKIQHEFGIETRYAHMSKMRVKVGQRVSRGQRIGDMGASGRVTGVHLHYEVRVGGKAVNPMIYIKAANDVF
- a CDS encoding ferritin-like domain-containing protein; protein product: MKPLAQMAEDVLRTADGREKTALSRSYAAQWRAARAEGGTPEIGHADPPLHPARPAKPELLSPRDVPRRRPGTPEGRIALLHAVAHIELNAVDLHWDIIARFSDVPMPIGYYDDWVKAADEESKHFNLMCDCLEEFGSHYGALPAHAGMWRAAEDTVDDFMGRLAVVPMVLEARGLDVTPGMIKIFKQAKATSAVEALEVIYAEEVHHVAYGSKWFHFLCGRHELDPTQKFHALVRQYFHGALKPPFNEEKRAEAGIPPDFYWPLAEGA
- a CDS encoding DUF3971 domain-containing protein — encoded protein: MTQQSAEPKVPPPAQKPRIRKRRHMAHGVVNALWSLLVLVVVLLVLGVVWLFDGPRDVPAWMERRIEARLARELPNAQVDFGDVQFLIEEGWKPRLRLRDVSVLSEGGGEIMRFSEAQIAASVAALAEGRLQPAQVSLRGVFATIVRTEDGQFELSGGTTLSGPSRRAENLGSLIKQIDDVLATPVLASLDRATLRGLTLQFIDRRAEKVWTLDGGRIIAERDGDDLSIIADLAVLGDSPGVTTLAANFTSTIGAPEAQFGVTIDGASGADIAQQSPAFAFLDIVRAPISGAVRSGVRANGTLAPLSATLQIGKGVVQPNEQTTPIPFESAHAYMSYDAASGLVQFDELSVVSPWVTGSAEGTATLKGLRSGQLESMVGQFVLSDVTANPANVYATAVDLERVEVDARLTLDPFRLEIGRLDITDRGNTARGFGNLTAQSDGWALAFDARIDAVTPERILELWPLGAKPKTRGWLTDNLLEARIRDADFALRLEPKQKPVSYFAFDFDEATVKFLRDMPPITKGEGTVNLAQNRFVVSVDSGEVETGAGGTVAMEASSFIIPDVSVKPDAPAVVRLRTRSSLTAALWLLDREPIRAMQRSGLTPDLGQGEAVLEGTIGFPLRKGGSPADVTFDVVGRIDNLQSDTLIAGRSLSSDRMTLSANNDGVSLSGAGRLDGLPFDATWRQPIGAGSATSTVRGTARVSPAALQAFDIALPDGTLSGETAAAFTIDLARGQAPRLNLTSQLQGLRLNIPPLGWSKPAGRGGELAMSVTLGSAPQVDSIRLSAAGLSVNGRISLAAGGGLERFRIERLRLGDWLDVPVDLIGQGAGRPPRVVIRGGRLDMRRADFGGGASNSGGSRGGAQQVEINLDRLQITDTIFLSQMRGIFKTGGGLDGPFQARLNDGTQISGRIVPQNGRSAIRVTSQDAGGVFRSAGVLQQAVGGKMNLLLLPVGSGGAFDGRLTVTEVSIKDAPSMAALVNAVSVVGLINEMNGDGIYFDEVEAEFRLTPNRMTLARASAIGASLGLSMDGTFATDTGRINMQGVISPVYLLNGIGQLFSRKGEGLFGFNYTLTGNAKSPDVFVNPLSALAPGPLRDALRGPQTELPAVEGSESTVLPSRQQTRQKRIEPHDRER
- a CDS encoding peroxiredoxin: MPDISQPAPDFTLPVTGGGSVTLSELKGAPVVLFFYPRDDTPGCTKESIGFSEHLEAFEAAGAKVFGISRDSMAKHDRFAAKHGLAVPLLSDEEGNVTEDYGVWVEKNMYGKKSMGIERATYLVDAQGNVARIWRKVKVPGHVEEVLEAVKAL